One segment of Neobacillus endophyticus DNA contains the following:
- a CDS encoding tetratricopeptide repeat protein: MKKIGVLILSALILSACTPQAYTENLDAGKTALEKGNYTSAIAKFEAALKDKQTDEAKNDLEIAKTLNDSLSLYHKGNFDKAIYSLTKLLNDNSSNKVEDKIINKANSLLKEIQNTKTLADAMQNKIFEGKTLLGENQYDQAIEVFKEVSETKKLTDIAPIKKMKKDAAELLDETAKMKNDADQQQSQQQQQQQQTQKNNATQVSQTTGNTNTQQPTSSNTALTTKQAEDLVKAQLSIQPDQNVKVEYDHNANNGDYIIHVYQFIVDNPSTGEGHSETMGWYGVNKQTKKIYNAIQ, encoded by the coding sequence ATGAAAAAAATTGGAGTGTTAATCTTAAGCGCACTGATCCTTTCGGCCTGTACACCGCAAGCATATACTGAAAACCTGGATGCAGGGAAAACAGCATTGGAAAAAGGAAATTATACGTCTGCAATTGCAAAATTTGAGGCTGCATTAAAGGACAAACAAACTGATGAGGCAAAAAATGATCTGGAAATCGCAAAAACTTTAAATGACAGCCTTTCACTTTATCATAAGGGTAATTTTGATAAAGCGATTTATAGTCTTACAAAACTATTAAATGATAACTCTTCTAATAAGGTGGAAGACAAGATTATCAATAAGGCAAACTCTCTGTTAAAAGAAATACAGAATACCAAAACCCTTGCTGATGCGATGCAGAATAAAATATTCGAGGGAAAAACATTATTAGGGGAGAATCAGTACGATCAAGCCATTGAGGTGTTTAAAGAAGTTTCAGAAACTAAAAAACTTACAGATATTGCCCCAATTAAGAAAATGAAAAAAGATGCTGCCGAACTGCTTGACGAAACAGCAAAAATGAAAAACGATGCTGATCAGCAGCAGTCACAACAACAACAGCAACAACAACAAACACAGAAAAATAATGCAACTCAGGTATCCCAAACAACAGGAAATACAAATACGCAGCAGCCAACATCATCTAACACTGCATTAACGACAAAACAAGCAGAAGACCTTGTGAAAGCACAGCTGAGTATTCAACCAGATCAAAATGTAAAAGTTGAATATGACCATAATGCGAATAACGGTGATTATATCATTCATGTCTATCAATTTATCGTTGATAACCCAAGCACTGGCGAGGGTCACTCAGAAACCATGGGCTGGTATGGAGTAAACAAGCAGACTAAAAAAATTTATAATGCCATTCAATAA
- a CDS encoding PQQ-dependent sugar dehydrogenase, which translates to MVQTVQPKRTYRTERIMLPTGYKIEVVEKDLTTPIGLTITDQNELLIADAGITSGKGKVYRMTATGPTLLADGFNPPLTGITFYKGNVYVSHRGVITRVSLDGKKQDLITGLPSYGDHHNNRVVFGADGKMYFGQGTATNSGIVGEDNHWLKRYPFFHDYPGAYVQVAGENFKTEDLLTDGAKDIARTGPYSPFGVPVYPNEIIKPMVKASGSILRANVDGSGLELFAWGLRNPFGLKFDRYQNLFCTNHGMDVRGSRPVVESPDEFQWVRQGMWYGWPDYTGGLPVTNPKFKPEGQSQLRFLLARHPMVPPKPIAVFASHSASMGFDFNYHPSFGATNEAFIAEFGSEAPETTGGKLTPVVGHRVSRINPSTGKITVFAMNERGVPASESDGGGVERPIDIVFSKEGELYIVDFGYRKPPGTGEGYIPQTGVVWKVTRQPF; encoded by the coding sequence ATGGTCCAAACTGTCCAGCCAAAACGCACGTATCGTACAGAAAGGATTATGCTTCCTACAGGCTATAAAATAGAAGTGGTTGAAAAAGATTTAACTACCCCGATTGGCCTTACTATAACAGATCAAAATGAACTTCTCATTGCCGATGCCGGTATCACATCTGGAAAGGGAAAAGTATATAGGATGACTGCAACAGGGCCAACATTGTTAGCAGATGGTTTTAATCCGCCGTTGACCGGTATCACTTTCTATAAGGGAAATGTATATGTTTCCCATCGTGGTGTCATTACCCGCGTAAGTCTTGACGGTAAGAAACAAGATTTGATTACAGGTCTGCCGAGCTATGGTGACCATCATAACAATCGTGTCGTCTTTGGTGCGGATGGAAAAATGTATTTTGGTCAGGGAACAGCAACCAATTCAGGAATTGTCGGTGAGGATAATCATTGGCTCAAGAGGTATCCATTTTTCCATGACTATCCTGGAGCATATGTACAAGTTGCCGGAGAAAACTTTAAAACGGAAGACTTGTTAACAGATGGTGCAAAGGATATTGCTCGGACAGGGCCTTATTCCCCATTTGGGGTGCCAGTATATCCAAATGAAATCATAAAGCCAATGGTGAAAGCGAGCGGCAGTATTTTAAGAGCCAATGTGGATGGCTCCGGACTTGAGTTGTTTGCCTGGGGGTTACGGAATCCATTTGGGCTCAAATTTGACCGTTATCAAAATCTGTTTTGTACAAATCATGGAATGGATGTACGTGGAAGCAGACCGGTAGTAGAATCGCCGGATGAATTTCAATGGGTGAGGCAAGGAATGTGGTATGGTTGGCCTGATTATACGGGCGGATTGCCAGTGACGAATCCAAAGTTTAAACCAGAGGGACAAAGTCAGTTGAGATTTCTGTTGGCCAGACATCCGATGGTTCCCCCAAAACCGATAGCGGTGTTTGCATCACATTCGGCATCAATGGGATTTGACTTTAATTATCATCCCTCTTTTGGCGCAACAAATGAAGCATTCATCGCCGAATTTGGCAGTGAAGCTCCGGAAACAACCGGAGGGAAGCTGACACCAGTGGTCGGCCACAGGGTCTCGCGAATTAATCCCAGCACTGGCAAAATAACTGTCTTTGCCATGAACGAAAGAGGAGTTCCTGCCTCTGAATCAGATGGAGGAGGGGTCGAAAGACCAATTGATATTGTGTTTAGCAAAGAGGGGGAATTGTATATTGTTGATTTTGGCTATCGGAAACCTCCAGGAACGGGGGAGGGGTACATTCCGCAAACAGGTGTGGTGTGGAAGGTAACAAGGCAACCGTTTTAG
- a CDS encoding disulfide oxidoreductase: MNKSLLFAWIAAVIATLGSLYFSEVMHFIPCTLCWYQRIFMYPLAIILGIAFYKNDRDIYKYVLPLSIIGMFISGYHLLLQKIPYLQQFEMCTTGVPCSKDYINWLGFITIPMLAFIAFTIITVSLVSLQRRSR, encoded by the coding sequence ATGAATAAATCACTGCTGTTTGCCTGGATTGCTGCTGTTATTGCCACACTTGGCAGCCTGTACTTTAGTGAAGTTATGCATTTTATTCCCTGTACACTATGCTGGTATCAGCGGATATTTATGTACCCGTTGGCGATTATTTTAGGAATTGCGTTTTACAAAAATGATAGAGATATTTATAAATATGTGCTTCCCCTATCCATTATCGGTATGTTTATTTCAGGCTATCATTTACTGCTGCAAAAAATTCCATATTTACAGCAGTTTGAAATGTGTACTACTGGAGTTCCGTGTTCAAAGGATTACATAAACTGGCTTGGATTTATCACTATCCCGATGCTGGCCTTCATAGCTTTTACAATTATTACTGTTAGCTTGGTTAGTTTACAGCGCAGATCAAGATAA
- a CDS encoding DsbA family protein, whose protein sequence is MGKQTKNPNKQVNSSAKFTFWMIGLVAVCILAFIFLGNHSKKQEETKTTTSAIDYSNEPFLGKKTAPVSIIEFGDYKCPNCKNFSATVVPLIQKELINTGKAKFYFMNDSFINVDSERAAKFAEAVYHELGNDTFWKFHELLYKKQNPKDEKVDVFTESFLTDTLKQVANQSDVDKVVHYFDANKSNAAWKKDINYADQLGVTGTPTLFVNGKMFDGKTMDDLIKMVNQAAKGK, encoded by the coding sequence ATGGGAAAGCAGACAAAGAATCCGAATAAGCAAGTGAATTCTTCAGCTAAATTCACTTTTTGGATGATTGGTTTGGTTGCAGTATGCATTTTGGCGTTTATTTTTCTAGGCAATCATTCCAAAAAGCAAGAAGAAACAAAAACAACCACGAGTGCTATTGATTATTCAAATGAGCCCTTTCTTGGGAAAAAGACAGCCCCGGTTTCCATTATTGAATTTGGTGATTACAAATGCCCAAATTGTAAAAATTTCTCGGCAACCGTTGTTCCCCTTATTCAAAAAGAGTTAATCAATACCGGGAAAGCAAAATTTTATTTTATGAATGATTCATTTATTAATGTGGATTCCGAGCGGGCAGCCAAATTTGCTGAAGCGGTTTATCATGAGCTTGGAAATGACACGTTTTGGAAATTTCATGAACTTCTTTACAAAAAGCAAAATCCTAAAGATGAAAAGGTTGATGTGTTTACGGAATCCTTTTTGACAGATACGTTAAAGCAAGTTGCAAACCAATCTGATGTGGATAAAGTGGTTCACTACTTTGATGCAAATAAATCGAATGCTGCATGGAAAAAAGATATAAATTATGCAGATCAATTAGGAGTTACAGGCACTCCTACCTTGTTTGTTAATGGAAAAATGTTCGATGGCAAGACAATGGATGATTTAATAAAAATGGTTAATCAAGCCGCAAAGGGGAAATAG
- a CDS encoding DODA-type extradiol aromatic ring-opening family dioxygenase, with protein MMPSLFLAHGSPMLALEDTLYTHFLSDLGGKLQPKAIVIFTAHWEKEVLTVSAIDQTYETIYDFYGFPPELYEIKYPAKGSVSLAEKIQTLFADAGITANLDTTRGLDHGSWTLLYKMYPQANIPVVQISVHPFLEPEKQYRIGKAMKELSNEDVLIIGSGVTVHNLRIINWNQTEPEPWAVQFDDWLIDKMEKQDLISLFQYEKLAPNASLAVPRPEHFVPLFIAMGCGSNQPKTIFRSYELGTLSYLCMQF; from the coding sequence ATGATGCCGTCGTTATTTTTAGCTCATGGTTCACCGATGCTGGCACTGGAAGATACTCTATATACACATTTTTTGTCAGATCTTGGGGGTAAACTTCAGCCAAAAGCCATTGTGATTTTTACTGCTCATTGGGAAAAAGAAGTATTAACGGTCTCTGCTATTGATCAAACGTACGAAACGATTTATGATTTTTACGGCTTTCCTCCAGAGTTATATGAAATCAAATATCCGGCAAAAGGCTCTGTCAGCCTTGCTGAGAAAATTCAAACACTGTTTGCAGATGCCGGCATAACTGCAAATTTGGACACAACCAGAGGTCTTGATCACGGATCATGGACACTTTTGTATAAAATGTATCCGCAGGCAAATATCCCGGTCGTACAAATTTCGGTCCATCCATTTTTAGAACCGGAAAAACAATATCGCATTGGAAAAGCGATGAAGGAATTGTCCAATGAAGATGTTTTAATTATTGGGAGCGGGGTTACCGTCCATAATTTGCGGATCATCAATTGGAATCAGACAGAACCCGAGCCTTGGGCTGTCCAATTTGACGATTGGTTAATTGATAAAATGGAAAAGCAGGATCTGATTAGTCTATTTCAATATGAAAAATTAGCTCCGAATGCAAGTCTTGCTGTTCCTCGACCAGAGCATTTTGTTCCTTTGTTCATTGCAATGGGGTGCGGTTCAAATCAGCCGAAAACCATTTTCCGCAGCTATGAGTTAGGAACATTAAGTTATTTATGTATGCAATTTTAA
- a CDS encoding sugar efflux transporter, translated as MIDLKNIAFSKVRERVLFVWRIPSFPVLFLINFILGFASSFFAPFSSIFGIDEVKMSNIGFGIFMTITAVGGVTISSYIAKLSDTNTSRKKLLILTSFSGVLGYILYAFLRNYLALAFTGFFVLGVTAAAIPQLWAYARDALKAADIPNEETPFIMNIFRMFFALSWTVGPALGSWLLMTVGFKGLFLFVAAGYFLAYVTIVFLLRDVPRQQSALHKAPSVGNYVKKPYILAYLAAAFLLSAATSIHMLNVPQFVTKVLHGSEMDVGVIFSVPPIFEVPFMIIVGVLATKINNAILIKIGYSIAFIYYLLFGFVQSPWQIYLIQFLSAAQVSITAGIAIAYFQDFIPEAPGIATTLYMNTTQIGSTIGYLLFGTISEVISYGHVITVYTIFAGVGLLSLLLFGKQKLARTTSVSTERTIH; from the coding sequence GTGATTGACTTGAAAAATATTGCTTTTTCAAAGGTGAGAGAACGAGTGCTTTTCGTATGGAGGATTCCTTCCTTTCCAGTCCTGTTTCTCATCAATTTCATACTAGGGTTTGCCTCGTCCTTTTTTGCTCCTTTTTCTTCAATATTTGGAATTGATGAAGTGAAAATGAGCAATATTGGTTTTGGGATATTTATGACGATTACGGCAGTTGGTGGGGTGACCATCAGCAGTTATATTGCAAAGCTGTCGGATACGAATACAAGCAGAAAAAAGTTGTTGATTTTAACCTCATTTTCAGGGGTTTTAGGATACATCTTATATGCATTTTTAAGAAATTATTTGGCCCTTGCTTTTACAGGATTTTTTGTCTTGGGAGTAACGGCTGCTGCGATTCCGCAGCTTTGGGCATATGCTCGTGATGCCCTTAAAGCGGCAGATATCCCAAATGAAGAGACACCGTTCATCATGAATATTTTTCGAATGTTTTTTGCCCTGTCATGGACGGTAGGTCCGGCACTTGGATCGTGGCTGTTGATGACGGTCGGTTTTAAAGGATTGTTTTTATTTGTAGCGGCAGGTTATTTCCTTGCCTATGTGACGATTGTTTTTCTGTTAAGGGATGTTCCAAGACAGCAATCAGCACTACATAAAGCTCCTTCAGTTGGCAACTATGTAAAAAAGCCATATATTCTTGCTTACCTTGCTGCGGCATTTCTTCTGTCAGCTGCTACTTCCATTCATATGCTGAATGTACCGCAATTTGTAACGAAGGTTCTGCATGGGTCTGAAATGGACGTTGGGGTTATTTTTAGTGTGCCGCCGATTTTTGAGGTTCCGTTTATGATCATTGTCGGAGTCCTTGCAACTAAAATCAATAATGCTATTTTAATTAAAATAGGCTATTCGATTGCGTTTATCTATTATTTATTATTTGGATTTGTTCAGTCACCATGGCAGATCTATTTGATTCAATTTTTAAGTGCTGCCCAAGTATCGATTACTGCCGGAATCGCTATTGCCTATTTTCAGGACTTTATTCCAGAAGCTCCAGGAATCGCAACAACTCTTTATATGAATACAACTCAAATCGGTTCGACGATTGGTTATCTGTTATTCGGAACCATTTCGGAAGTGATCAGCTATGGCCATGTGATTACGGTTTATACGATTTTTGCCGGAGTCGGTTTGTTGTCACTCCTTCTATTTGGAAAACAAAAGCTTGCAAGGACAACAAGTGTATCGACTGAAAGAACAATTCATTAG
- a CDS encoding 2-hydroxyacid dehydrogenase: protein MKPKVYITRKIPDEIVTKIEMECEIRMWNEPEIPVPREVLEKEIADAEGLFCLITETIDRELLEKARRLKVISNMAVGYNNIDIKAAKEKKIIVTNTPGVLTETTADLTFALLMATARRLVESSDYLRRGDWKTWSPMQLTGQDVYGATLGIIGMGRIGTALARRANGFDMKILYHNRSRKYQIENELNVKFAELETLLKESDFVCIMTPYSNETKGLISTRELSLMKNTAILINTARGGIVNEDDLYLALKKGTIWAAGLDVYEEEPISQDHPLLTLPNVVTIPHIGSASVKTRLKMAELAAENMMLVLKNEQPKNVVG, encoded by the coding sequence TTGAAACCTAAAGTTTATATTACAAGAAAAATTCCTGATGAAATTGTGACGAAGATTGAAATGGAATGTGAGATTAGGATGTGGAATGAACCTGAGATCCCAGTGCCGCGCGAAGTTCTGGAAAAAGAAATTGCGGATGCAGAAGGTCTGTTTTGCTTAATAACAGAAACTATTGACAGGGAACTGCTTGAAAAGGCTAGAAGGCTTAAGGTGATCAGCAATATGGCAGTTGGCTACAATAATATCGATATTAAAGCTGCAAAAGAAAAAAAGATTATCGTCACCAATACACCTGGTGTTTTAACTGAAACAACAGCCGATTTAACCTTCGCCTTGTTAATGGCAACAGCTAGAAGACTGGTAGAATCCTCGGATTATTTAAGAAGAGGGGACTGGAAAACATGGTCTCCAATGCAATTGACGGGGCAAGATGTCTATGGTGCCACGCTTGGCATCATCGGCATGGGGCGAATTGGAACGGCACTTGCAAGACGAGCAAATGGGTTTGATATGAAGATCCTTTACCATAATCGGAGCCGAAAATATCAAATAGAAAATGAGTTAAATGTAAAGTTTGCTGAGCTTGAAACCTTGTTAAAAGAATCAGACTTTGTTTGTATTATGACACCATATAGCAATGAGACAAAAGGGCTCATCAGTACCCGTGAATTATCGCTAATGAAAAACACTGCTATTCTGATCAATACCGCAAGGGGCGGAATTGTTAATGAAGACGATCTTTATCTTGCTTTAAAGAAGGGTACCATTTGGGCCGCTGGCTTAGATGTATATGAGGAGGAACCAATATCTCAAGATCATCCGCTTCTCACTCTTCCAAACGTGGTCACCATTCCCCACATTGGCAGTGCAAGTGTTAAAACAAGGTTAAAAATGGCTGAATTAGCCGCGGAAAATATGATGTTGGTTTTAAAAAATGAGCAGCCAAAGAACGTTGTAGGTTAA
- a CDS encoding Cof-type HAD-IIB family hydrolase produces the protein MKKQMIFFDIDGTLLDHDKKLPVSTKKAVNRLKELGHELAIATGRAPFMFENLREELGIHTYVSFNGQYVVHNGKPVFQNPLDREELHLLTEYSKGIDNPLIYESHDKMYANVENHTYIEEGIGSLKITSEPIYNPHFYKNNNIYQTLLFCTEKYEEEYRDRFGKFEFVRWHEYSMDVLPAGGSKAKGIEALIKHLNIPMDHVYAFGDGLNDIEMLSFVKNSIAMGNAEDRVKEVAKYVTKDVNEDGILKGLQLVGLLDEEAV, from the coding sequence ATGAAAAAACAAATGATCTTTTTCGATATTGACGGAACATTACTTGATCATGATAAAAAATTGCCTGTATCAACGAAAAAAGCTGTAAATAGATTAAAAGAGTTAGGGCACGAGCTTGCTATTGCAACAGGCCGGGCTCCGTTTATGTTTGAAAATTTACGGGAAGAGCTTGGAATTCATACGTATGTCAGCTTTAATGGCCAGTATGTTGTCCATAACGGCAAACCAGTATTTCAAAATCCTTTGGATCGGGAAGAACTTCATTTGTTAACAGAGTATTCCAAAGGGATTGACAATCCACTCATCTATGAAAGTCATGATAAAATGTATGCAAATGTAGAGAATCATACCTACATTGAAGAGGGAATCGGCTCTTTGAAAATTACTAGTGAACCAATCTATAACCCTCACTTTTACAAAAATAACAATATCTATCAAACTTTGCTTTTTTGTACAGAGAAATATGAAGAAGAATACCGTGATAGATTCGGCAAGTTTGAGTTTGTCAGATGGCATGAATATTCCATGGATGTCCTGCCGGCTGGCGGATCAAAAGCAAAAGGGATTGAAGCGCTTATCAAACATTTAAATATCCCGATGGACCATGTATATGCATTTGGTGACGGGCTAAACGATATCGAAATGCTATCCTTTGTCAAAAATAGCATTGCCATGGGCAACGCCGAAGACAGAGTCAAAGAAGTTGCTAAATATGTAACAAAAGATGTGAATGAGGATGGAATATTAAAAGGACTGCAATTAGTCGGATTATTAGATGAAGAGGCCGTTTAA
- the melA gene encoding alpha-glucosidase/alpha-galactosidase: MLKITFLGAGSTVFAKNVLGDCMLVPALEGFEFALYDIDEQRLRDSENMLRNLQENLHKNIKIKAYLNRKEALTGAKYVINAIQVGGYRPSTVIDFEIPKKYGLRQTIADTVGIGGIFRNLRTIPVMLDFAKDMEEVCPDALFLNYTNPMAVLTGVMNRFTAIQTVGLCHSVQVCTKELFQSLGMDHEGIQEKVAGINHMAWLLEVKRNGEDLYPEIKRRARDKQKVKHHDMVRFELMEKFGYYVTESSEHNAEYHPYFIKSRYPELIEKYNIPLDEYPRRCENQIKNWETMREDLVHNKALEHVRSKEYGSRIIEAIETNIPFKFGGNVLNTGRLISNLPEKACVEVPCIADRSGITPTYVGELPEQLAALNRTNINTQLLTIEAAMTHKRDYIYQAAMLDPHTAAELSLDDIVLLCDELIEAHGDWLPRFKKNEIFAAL, from the coding sequence ATGTTGAAAATTACTTTTTTAGGTGCGGGAAGTACAGTGTTTGCCAAAAATGTCCTAGGGGATTGCATGCTTGTTCCAGCTTTAGAGGGATTTGAATTTGCGCTTTATGATATAGATGAACAAAGATTAAGAGATTCTGAGAACATGCTTCGCAATTTGCAAGAAAACCTGCATAAAAACATAAAAATTAAAGCTTATTTAAATCGGAAGGAAGCGTTAACAGGTGCAAAATATGTCATTAATGCTATTCAAGTTGGCGGCTATCGACCAAGCACAGTGATTGATTTTGAAATTCCGAAAAAGTATGGATTACGACAAACAATTGCTGATACTGTTGGGATTGGCGGAATCTTCCGCAACCTAAGAACAATCCCGGTAATGCTTGATTTTGCCAAGGACATGGAAGAGGTATGTCCTGATGCACTTTTCTTAAACTATACGAACCCGATGGCGGTATTAACAGGGGTAATGAACCGCTTCACAGCAATCCAAACAGTAGGCCTGTGCCACAGTGTTCAAGTATGTACGAAAGAATTATTTCAATCATTGGGTATGGATCATGAAGGGATACAGGAAAAGGTTGCAGGGATTAACCATATGGCTTGGCTGCTAGAAGTAAAAAGAAACGGTGAAGATCTATATCCGGAAATTAAAAGACGAGCAAGAGATAAGCAAAAAGTCAAACACCATGATATGGTACGATTTGAATTAATGGAAAAATTCGGTTACTATGTTACGGAATCCTCTGAGCATAATGCGGAATATCATCCATACTTTATAAAGTCACGATATCCGGAGTTAATTGAAAAATACAATATCCCGCTTGATGAGTATCCGCGCCGTTGTGAGAATCAAATAAAGAACTGGGAAACAATGAGAGAGGATTTAGTCCATAATAAGGCTCTGGAACATGTCCGCTCTAAAGAATACGGATCAAGAATAATAGAAGCAATTGAAACAAATATTCCCTTCAAATTTGGCGGCAATGTTCTGAATACAGGAAGATTAATCAGTAACCTGCCAGAAAAAGCCTGTGTGGAAGTTCCTTGTATTGCAGACCGGAGCGGCATTACCCCAACCTATGTGGGTGAGTTACCTGAACAACTGGCGGCACTCAATCGCACCAACATTAATACACAGTTGTTAACAATTGAAGCGGCAATGACACACAAACGGGATTATATTTACCAGGCTGCCATGTTAGACCCGCATACTGCTGCAGAATTATCGCTGGATGATATTGTATTATTGTGTGATGAGTTGATTGAGGCGCATGGAGACTGGCTTCCGCGATTCAAGAAAAATGAAATCTTTGCGGCTTTATAA
- a CDS encoding alpha-galactosidase encodes MPIYFNKDIQEFHLQSEKLSYIFNILKNDQLGHLYFGKRLRHRESFSHLYTSIEKANIACVFEGDLSFSLDTTKQEYPSYGTTDFREPAYQISQENGSRISNFIYKDHRIYKGKSKLERLPATYVEQENEAATLEISLYDDVIDAEIILCYTIYEKISVITRSAKFMNHGRENLNLTRAMSMSIDFFDSDFEIIHLSGGWARERHVKTRKLETGIQSISSARGTSSSQQNPFLALKRPETTEHQGEVYGFSLVYSGNFLAQAEVDYYSVSRIMMGIHPFDFNWLLESGESFQTPEVVMVFSDQGLNGMSQIYHSLYRTRLARGNWRDKERPILINNWEGTYFDFNDEKILEMASAAKELGVELFVLDDGWFGRRDDDTTSLGDWFADKRKMPNGIKGLAEKINDLGLLFGLWFEPEMVSKMSELYNAHPDWIIQVPNRRLSHGRNQYVLDFSRSDVVDYIFDMMSKVLCDTSISYVKWDMNRYMTEIGSRTLAADRQREVAHRYILGVYDLYDRLTSEFPDILFESCASGGCRFDPGMLYYAPQAWASDNTDAVERLKIQYGTSFVYPVSSIGAHVSAVPNHQVGRITSLETRANVAFFGTFGYELDVTKMSVEEKQIVKEQTNFYKKHRKLLQTGTFYRLHSPFDKDGNVTSWMVVSENQKEALVGRYQVLAKPNSGYERLLLKGLHNELEYEIEGMNGSFYGDELMNAGIQLDQVIPGLLQWGDFTSQIFKLMCRSK; translated from the coding sequence ATGCCTATTTATTTTAATAAGGACATACAGGAATTTCATCTTCAGTCTGAAAAACTAAGTTATATTTTCAACATTTTAAAAAACGATCAATTAGGGCACTTATATTTCGGGAAAAGGCTTAGACACAGGGAATCCTTTTCTCACCTCTATACGAGTATAGAGAAGGCAAACATTGCTTGTGTATTTGAGGGAGATTTGTCATTTTCCCTTGATACAACCAAACAGGAATATCCTTCTTATGGGACAACGGATTTTCGGGAACCGGCCTATCAAATTTCACAGGAAAATGGCAGCCGTATTTCCAACTTTATATACAAAGATCACCGAATCTATAAAGGTAAGTCTAAGCTTGAGAGGCTTCCTGCTACATATGTCGAACAGGAAAATGAAGCTGCTACGTTGGAAATCTCCTTATATGATGATGTGATAGATGCAGAAATCATTTTGTGCTATACCATCTATGAAAAAATAAGTGTGATTACCCGCAGTGCCAAATTTATGAACCATGGCAGAGAAAATCTGAACCTTACTAGAGCAATGAGTATGAGTATTGATTTCTTTGATTCTGATTTTGAAATAATCCATTTATCAGGTGGTTGGGCCAGAGAGCGGCATGTTAAAACCAGAAAACTCGAAACGGGAATTCAAAGTATCTCCAGTGCAAGAGGAACAAGCAGCAGCCAGCAAAATCCATTCCTGGCTTTAAAGCGTCCAGAAACAACGGAGCATCAAGGGGAAGTTTATGGATTTAGCTTGGTTTACAGTGGTAATTTTCTGGCCCAGGCAGAAGTAGATTATTATAGTGTTTCCCGCATCATGATGGGAATTCATCCTTTTGATTTTAATTGGCTGCTAGAAAGCGGCGAGAGTTTTCAAACTCCTGAAGTGGTGATGGTATTCTCCGACCAAGGACTAAACGGTATGAGTCAAATCTATCATTCTTTGTACAGGACGAGACTTGCTAGAGGGAACTGGCGTGACAAGGAGAGACCGATCCTCATCAACAATTGGGAAGGCACCTACTTTGACTTTAATGATGAGAAAATTCTTGAAATGGCAAGTGCCGCAAAGGAACTGGGCGTTGAATTGTTTGTGTTAGATGATGGATGGTTTGGCAGGCGTGATGACGATACCACTTCATTGGGTGATTGGTTTGCAGACAAAAGAAAGATGCCAAATGGAATTAAGGGACTCGCAGAAAAGATCAACGATTTAGGGTTGTTATTCGGATTATGGTTTGAACCAGAAATGGTTTCAAAAATGAGTGAATTATACAACGCTCATCCCGACTGGATTATTCAGGTGCCGAATAGAAGGCTGTCACATGGGAGAAATCAATATGTGCTTGATTTTTCACGAAGTGATGTCGTGGATTACATTTTTGACATGATGTCAAAAGTTCTGTGTGATACCTCGATTTCCTATGTGAAGTGGGATATGAACCGGTACATGACCGAAATTGGGTCTCGGACGTTAGCTGCTGACCGTCAGAGAGAAGTGGCACATCGCTATATTTTGGGTGTGTATGATTTATACGATAGACTGACCTCGGAATTTCCAGATATCCTTTTTGAATCATGTGCAAGCGGGGGATGCCGCTTTGATCCAGGAATGCTATATTATGCTCCACAAGCCTGGGCTAGTGATAATACGGATGCGGTCGAACGGTTGAAAATTCAATATGGGACATCTTTTGTCTATCCAGTAAGTTCGATTGGAGCGCATGTCTCTGCTGTACCGAACCATCAGGTTGGCAGAATCACCAGTTTGGAGACGAGAGCTAATGTTGCCTTTTTTGGCACCTTTGGCTATGAGCTGGATGTGACAAAAATGTCTGTGGAAGAAAAACAGATCGTAAAGGAGCAAACAAATTTTTATAAAAAACATCGCAAGCTATTGCAAACAGGAACCTTTTATCGGCTTCACAGTCCTTTCGATAAGGATGGTAATGTTACCAGCTGGATGGTAGTTTCAGAGAATCAAAAAGAAGCTCTAGTTGGGCGTTATCAAGTATTGGCAAAACCGAATTCAGGTTATGAACGACTTCTGTTAAAAGGATTACATAATGAACTGGAGTATGAAATCGAAGGAATGAACGGTTCTTTTTATGGTGATGAATTAATGAATGCGGGTATTCAACTGGATCAAGTAATCCCAGGTTTGTTGCAATGGGGTGACTTTACCTCACAGATTTTTAAACTAATGTGCCGGTCCAAGTAA